From the Leptospira congkakensis genome, the window AGAGTCAATGTTCTGTTTCATCGGCCGGTAATTCGCAAACAAAGTTCTTGGAAAAAGAAATATTGGTTTTTATAATAATGATCCAAACTGTGAATTTCTTTGAGGCGTGTGTTTCTAGGAATATAATCTAAACTGGCATTGCCCACACTCACAAGTCCAAAATAGTTTGTGGTACAAGATTCAACAAAACGATCGTTAGGCAAAGGAAGTTTTCCAGGAGAATACCATCCTTCTTGACCTTTGTTTTGAAATATTGTTACCGAAGGATTTCCAATTTGGACACTCAGACAGTGAAACAAAAAAAAGACCAACGGTAACAATAAAACTTTTTTCATACTCTACTGGCTTGTGTCAAAAAAGTAGAAATAAGAAAATCGAATGCCTCGATCCATAGCATTGTCTGCTTTGGGAAGAACACCCAATAGAACTGAAAAACTAAAGGTACCTAAACTTTCAGTATTCATTGAGATACCTGGATAAAAATTAAAGTAACGTAAATTTTTATCAGCTATTTTGTCTAGAGGTTCCCTGTATTCTAGTTCTGTAAAAATTCGAACGGAGTCGGCAATCGCAAAGGAAGGTGCAATTCCTACTTGGTAATAACGTTTGAATTCCTCTAAACTAGATTCTTTACCATGTCGGTTGGTTTCCGTTTGGAACCGGAACTCGGACATGATTTGAAAGATACCACGTTTGTAACCGAGTCCAAAGTTAGGACGAATGAGATAAAAATCAGGATTTTCTTTTTCGCGGAATTCTGCGTTTCTTTTTTTATCGTAAATTCGCAAACCCCCACCAATTAAAAATTGGGAAGATCCGTTATCAAAAATTTTTCCATATTTGATTCCGCCGTTCCAACGATCCCAAGTGATTTCTTTTGCTGAATCAGTTTGGCTGTATTCTGTTCTACCAATGGAGGAAATGACAGATAAAGTTTCGGTGAATTTATACTCACCTTCAACATTTATGTTTTTATTAATTTCCTTAACACCATTGAAGTTTTTATCCCAGTAGGTAAGATTTCCTCTGAGTTTTGTATAAACTGCAACTGGTTCAATTTGGAGTGGATGTGCAAATCCACTATTGTTGGTTGGCTGTGAAAATAATGATCCAACAGCAGAAAGAAAGAAAAGAGAAACAATGATTATATTTTTCATATTTAAAATCCCACATCTGTAATTGGATAAATTAACCTGGCGAGTTTGTCTGCAAGGAGGGTGTATCCTAAATTATTTGCATGAATGCAATCTAACATAAATTCTGCACGAGAGTTTGGTTTTCCACCCAATGTATTTCGTAAATCTACATAAATTAACGAAGGTTCTTCACGAGTTATATCCACTAGAAGATTATTAAAGGCATCTAGTTGCGATGAAGTGAAAACGGCAGCATCAGGAACAATAAGGCCTATTTTATCAAACTTTGATTTACAACCTTCTTCAGAACCAGCAATCATCGGCGGCATATAAGGATTTGGATAATCATATCCATGAATGATCCATTTTAATGGTGCTCCACCAAAACGTGCAATTTTGTAAGCATTTCCAGTAATGATTAATTGTTTGAGATTTGCTTTGATTGTTGCAAAACGTTGGGCTTGTACTGTATCAATCTTTCCAACATATTCAGAGAGA encodes:
- a CDS encoding TRL-like family protein encodes the protein MKKVLLLPLVFFLFHCLSVQIGNPSVTIFQNKGQEGWYSPGKLPLPNDRFVESCTTNYFGLVSVGNASLDYIPRNTRLKEIHSLDHYYKNQYFFFQELCLRITGR
- a CDS encoding SGNH/GDSL hydrolase family protein; amino-acid sequence: MKKIKYVTLLGILTFLIHCDTKKNYFDDIGANLLCTTYAICNGETPAKTGIIGDSWTDILLGFPLVETLRPQLENRFHYKFVGATLGGKTLQGVVSQGLQFQVIDQGGADMKVVILSLGGNDIQANLSEYVGKIDTVQAQRFATIKANLKQLIITGNAYKIARFGGAPLKWIIHGYDYPNPYMPPMIAGSEEGCKSKFDKIGLIVPDAAVFTSSQLDAFNNLLVDITREEPSLIYVDLRNTLGGKPNSRAEFMLDCIHANNLGYTLLADKLARLIYPITDVGF